A portion of the Streptomyces sp. NBC_01335 genome contains these proteins:
- a CDS encoding DNA-3-methyladenine glycosylase family protein gives MAGRFAPRTARTGLPRQTPAAARGGVPAAGPAPAEVPLTREWTPPGPFDLHLILGPLRRGTGDPTFRTTDDGSVWRATRTPAGPGTLRVRAVPGGRVGATAWGPGADWLLDQLPELLGATDDPDAFEPRHRLLALARHRRPGLRLLRTGLVMESLIPSILEQKVTTTEAYRAWRLLVRRYGTPAPGPTAGLGLHVMPDARTWALVPSWEWHRAGVDAKRSATVLRAVRVARRLEEAAGMALPEAKARLELIPGIGPWTSAETLQRSNGAPDAVTTGDYHLPGIVGHALADDRHADDARMLELLAPYAGQRHRATRLILLSGVSRPRRGPRMTPGDIASL, from the coding sequence GTGGCAGGACGCTTCGCCCCCCGCACCGCGCGCACCGGCCTGCCCCGGCAGACGCCGGCCGCCGCGCGCGGGGGCGTACCCGCCGCCGGGCCCGCTCCGGCAGAGGTCCCGCTGACGCGGGAGTGGACCCCGCCGGGCCCGTTCGACCTCCACCTGATCCTCGGGCCGCTGCGACGCGGGACCGGCGACCCCACCTTCCGTACGACCGACGACGGCAGCGTCTGGCGGGCCACCCGCACCCCGGCGGGCCCCGGCACCCTCCGCGTCCGCGCGGTGCCCGGCGGCCGGGTCGGCGCGACCGCCTGGGGGCCCGGCGCCGACTGGCTCCTCGACCAGCTGCCCGAACTGCTCGGCGCCACCGACGACCCGGACGCCTTCGAACCGCGCCACCGGCTGCTCGCCCTCGCCCGGCACCGCCGTCCCGGGCTGCGCCTGCTGCGCACGGGCCTGGTGATGGAGTCCCTGATCCCGTCGATCCTCGAACAGAAGGTCACCACCACCGAGGCCTACCGCGCCTGGCGGCTGCTGGTACGCCGGTACGGCACCCCGGCCCCCGGTCCCACCGCCGGACTCGGGCTGCACGTCATGCCCGACGCGCGCACCTGGGCGCTGGTGCCGTCCTGGGAGTGGCACCGGGCCGGCGTCGACGCCAAGCGCTCGGCGACCGTGCTGCGCGCCGTACGGGTGGCCCGCCGCCTGGAGGAGGCGGCCGGCATGGCGCTGCCCGAGGCGAAGGCCCGGCTGGAACTGATCCCGGGCATCGGCCCGTGGACCTCCGCCGAGACCCTCCAGCGCTCCAACGGCGCCCCGGACGCGGTCACCACCGGCGACTACCACCTGCCGGGCATCGTCGGCCACGCCCTCGCGGACGACCGGCACGCCGACGACGCCCGGATGCTGGAACTGCTCGCCCCCTACGCGGGCCAGCGCCACCGCGCGACCCGGCTGATCCTTCTCTCCGGGGTGTCCCGGCCGCGCCGCGGCCCCCGGATGACCCCGG
- a CDS encoding nucleotidyltransferase family protein produces the protein MTEAREAILLVGGKGTRLRPLTVRTPKPMVPAAGVPFLTHQLARARAAGVEHIVLATSYLAEVFEPHFGDGSDLGLHIEYVTEREPLGTGGAIRNVAHKLTSGPDEPVLIFNGDILTGLDIRALVSTHTDSGADVSLHLTRVEDPRAFGLVPTDASGRVTAFLEKPQTPEEIVTDQINAGAYIFRRSVIDTIPADRPVSVERETFPGLLASGAHLQGMVDSTYWLDLGTPQAFVRGSADLVLGRAPSPAVPGRCGERLVLPGARIAPDAKLSGGTVVGERAVIGEGARITGSAVLADAVIEAGAVVTDSLVGAGARIGSRTVLAGAVIGDGARVGADNELRDGIRVWCDAVLPDASVRFSSDQ, from the coding sequence GTGACAGAGGCAAGAGAAGCGATCCTCCTGGTCGGTGGGAAGGGCACCCGGCTCCGTCCCCTCACGGTCCGCACCCCGAAGCCGATGGTGCCGGCTGCGGGTGTCCCCTTCCTCACCCACCAGCTGGCCCGCGCGCGGGCGGCCGGCGTCGAGCACATCGTGCTGGCGACGTCCTACCTGGCCGAGGTGTTCGAGCCGCACTTCGGTGACGGTTCGGACCTCGGCCTGCACATCGAGTACGTCACCGAGCGCGAACCGCTGGGCACCGGCGGCGCGATACGCAACGTGGCCCACAAGCTCACCTCGGGCCCCGACGAGCCGGTGCTCATCTTCAACGGCGACATCCTCACCGGCCTCGACATCCGGGCCCTGGTGAGCACGCACACCGACTCCGGCGCGGACGTCTCGCTGCACCTGACCCGGGTCGAGGACCCGCGCGCGTTCGGCCTCGTCCCCACCGACGCCTCGGGCAGGGTCACCGCCTTCCTGGAGAAGCCGCAGACACCCGAGGAGATCGTCACCGACCAGATCAACGCGGGGGCGTACATCTTCCGCCGCTCGGTCATCGACACCATCCCCGCCGACCGGCCGGTCTCCGTCGAACGCGAGACCTTCCCCGGCCTGCTCGCCTCGGGCGCCCACCTCCAGGGCATGGTCGACTCCACGTACTGGCTCGACCTCGGCACCCCGCAGGCGTTCGTACGCGGCTCCGCCGACCTCGTCCTCGGCCGCGCCCCCTCCCCGGCCGTCCCCGGCCGCTGCGGCGAACGCCTGGTGCTGCCGGGCGCGCGGATCGCCCCGGACGCCAAGCTCAGCGGCGGCACGGTCGTCGGCGAACGCGCGGTCATCGGCGAGGGCGCCCGGATCACCGGCTCGGCGGTGCTGGCCGACGCGGTGATCGAAGCCGGGGCCGTCGTCACCGACTCCCTCGTCGGAGCCGGCGCGCGGATCGGCAGCCGTACGGTGCTGGCCGGCGCGGTCATCGGCGACGGCGCCCGGGTCGGCGCCGACAACGAACTCCGCGACGGGATCCGCGTCTGGTGCGACGCCGTCCTCCCGGACGCGTCGGTCCGCTTCTCCTCGGACCAGTGA
- a CDS encoding peptidoglycan recognition protein family protein translates to MRTLHAATIGVTCAAALTLSLAASTPALSVAPAAVAPTADPPGSTQSLPLVPLTENRAAGETSAVVPQGLTPKEVKPFSLLGVVWDDAAAELPGTVEVRTRATSTARWSGWQSVETHNDEHAAEPGTPEAEAASVRGATAPLWVGASDAVEVRVRPAGTDLFGRAAEPAALPKGLRLELVDPGADPAPVTTSTVPGVQTAAAGTAVTGTATTGEADKTGTGTAVPPDTDTADVAVLPALSRAQTIADAQARGLGLPAEPEGQDGASDRTGQDDQSGEAADSPRAGAAVAAAKPYIGPRPGIITRKGWGADESLRERQFAYTTTVKAAFVHHSATGNNYTCSQSASILRGIYRYHVKSNGWRDIGYNFAVDKCGNIYEGRAGGVTRAVLGAHTLGFNTNTMGIAVLGSFASTNPPTAAVNAVAKLTAWKLGLFGINPKGTVTLVSGGGNRYKKGSSVKMNAISGHRDGFATECPGARLYKKLGTTRTTSARLQGR, encoded by the coding sequence ATGCGTACTCTCCACGCCGCAACGATCGGCGTCACCTGTGCGGCCGCACTCACCCTCTCGCTCGCCGCGTCCACCCCCGCGCTGTCCGTGGCGCCGGCCGCGGTGGCCCCGACCGCCGACCCTCCCGGCTCGACGCAGTCCCTGCCGCTGGTGCCGCTCACCGAGAACCGGGCCGCGGGGGAGACGTCCGCCGTCGTACCGCAGGGCCTCACTCCCAAGGAGGTCAAGCCCTTCTCCCTCCTCGGCGTCGTCTGGGACGACGCGGCGGCAGAGCTGCCCGGCACGGTCGAGGTCCGGACCCGCGCCACCTCCACCGCCCGCTGGTCCGGCTGGCAGTCCGTCGAGACGCACAACGACGAGCACGCGGCGGAACCCGGCACCCCCGAGGCCGAGGCGGCCTCCGTGCGCGGCGCGACCGCCCCGCTCTGGGTCGGCGCCTCCGACGCCGTCGAGGTACGGGTCCGGCCCGCCGGTACCGACCTGTTCGGCCGGGCCGCGGAGCCGGCGGCCCTCCCGAAGGGGCTGCGCCTCGAACTCGTCGACCCCGGCGCGGACCCGGCGCCCGTCACCACGAGCACGGTTCCGGGCGTGCAGACGGCAGCGGCCGGCACGGCGGTGACGGGCACGGCGACGACGGGGGAGGCCGACAAGACGGGTACGGGCACTGCGGTCCCGCCCGACACGGACACCGCCGACGTCGCCGTGCTGCCCGCGCTCAGCCGCGCCCAGACGATCGCCGACGCGCAGGCCCGCGGGCTGGGGCTCCCGGCGGAACCCGAGGGCCAGGACGGCGCGAGCGACCGGACCGGCCAGGACGACCAGAGCGGCGAGGCGGCGGACTCGCCCCGGGCCGGGGCGGCGGTCGCCGCGGCGAAGCCGTACATCGGTCCCCGCCCGGGCATCATCACCCGCAAGGGCTGGGGTGCGGACGAGAGCCTGCGCGAGCGTCAGTTCGCGTACACCACGACGGTGAAGGCGGCCTTCGTCCACCACAGCGCCACCGGGAACAACTACACCTGCTCCCAGTCGGCCTCCATCCTGCGCGGCATCTACCGCTACCACGTCAAGAGCAACGGCTGGCGGGACATCGGCTACAACTTCGCCGTCGACAAGTGCGGAAACATCTACGAGGGCCGGGCCGGCGGCGTCACCAGGGCGGTCCTCGGCGCGCACACGCTCGGCTTCAACACCAACACCATGGGCATCGCGGTCCTCGGAAGTTTCGCCAGCACCAACCCGCCCACCGCGGCGGTGAACGCCGTCGCCAAGCTCACCGCCTGGAAGCTCGGGCTGTTCGGCATCAACCCGAAGGGCACCGTCACCCTCGTCTCCGGCGGCGGCAACAGGTACAAGAAGGGCAGTTCGGTCAAAATGAACGCCATTTCGGGGCACCGCGACGGATTCGCAACCGAATGCCCCGGAGCACGTCTCTACAAGAAGCTCGGCACGACCCGCACCACGTCGGCCCGCCTCCAGGGGCGCTGA
- a CDS encoding TIGR03089 family protein, with the protein MNASDRTPADLLRSALLADPARPLVTFYDDATGERVELSVATFANWVAKTANLLQGDLAAEPGDRLSLLLPAHWQSAVWLLACASVGVVAEVGGDPAAADLVVTGPDTLERALACPGERIALALRPLGGRFPVAPAGFADYAVEVPGQGDRFAPFQPVDPDAPALVVDGTELTGARLVARAREEAAGLGLAPGSRLLSGRSYDSWEGLAAGLWAPLASGGSVVLCRHPGQLDEDGLAKRVESERVTHRAL; encoded by the coding sequence ATGAACGCCAGCGACCGCACCCCCGCCGACCTGCTGCGATCCGCGCTCCTCGCGGACCCGGCCCGCCCCCTGGTCACTTTCTACGACGACGCCACCGGCGAGCGCGTCGAACTTTCGGTCGCCACCTTCGCCAATTGGGTGGCCAAGACCGCGAATCTGCTCCAGGGCGACCTGGCCGCCGAACCGGGCGACCGGCTCTCCCTGCTGCTCCCCGCGCACTGGCAGTCGGCCGTCTGGCTGCTCGCCTGCGCCTCGGTCGGCGTGGTCGCCGAGGTGGGCGGCGACCCTGCGGCGGCCGACCTCGTGGTGACCGGCCCGGACACCCTGGAGCGCGCCCTCGCATGTCCGGGCGAGCGCATCGCCCTTGCCCTGCGTCCACTGGGCGGCCGCTTCCCGGTCGCGCCCGCGGGCTTCGCCGACTACGCGGTCGAGGTGCCCGGCCAGGGCGACCGGTTCGCCCCCTTCCAGCCGGTCGACCCGGACGCTCCCGCCCTCGTCGTGGACGGCACGGAGCTGACGGGCGCGCGGCTCGTCGCCCGCGCCCGCGAGGAGGCCGCCGGGCTGGGGCTCGCCCCCGGTTCGCGGCTGCTGTCGGGGCGTTCGTACGACAGCTGGGAGGGGCTCGCCGCCGGGCTCTGGGCACCGCTGGCGTCGGGCGGTTCGGTGGTGCTCTGCCGCCATCCCGGGCAGCTGGACGAGGACGGGCTGGCCAAGCGGGTGGAGAGCGAGCGGGTCACCCACCGCGCGCTCTGA
- a CDS encoding LCP family protein — translation MDADVTDSAGTPADPDPDPDPDPDSGSGSGSGSGSGGHGSDGSEGPHGPDDGGGRDHGSPDHGSPDSGSRDGGRRGGGRSWTWAARPRAVRPQGRKRHWVRWTALGASLVLLVAAGIGWWLYRKLDDNIRTDTSAEAELRAYERERPTALVTDAQNILLIGSDSRAGDNRKYGRDNGGAQRSDTVILLHLAADRESATAVSVPRDLMVEIPSCHGSGGKATGAQTAQFNWAFEIGGTACTVRTVELMTKIRVDHHMVVDFSGFKDMVDAVDGVQICLREPVDDPAAHLKLPAGRHTLDGEQALGYVRARKSLGNGSDTDRMNRQQQFLAALVNKVQSNGVLLNPARLYPVLDAATKSLTTDAGLDSLRDLYGLVRGMRNVPTDKVQFLTVPRRPYRQNANRDELVQPDADRLFSQLREDAPVTVVPAGNSGDGPAPAKRADTAPGRAPAAAGVTPNPTYSGTNAADDLCKR, via the coding sequence ATGGACGCAGACGTGACCGACAGCGCTGGCACGCCGGCCGACCCCGACCCCGACCCCGACCCCGACCCCGATTCCGGCTCCGGCTCCGGCTCCGGCTCCGGCTCCGGCGGTCACGGCTCCGACGGTTCCGAAGGCCCCCACGGCCCGGACGACGGCGGCGGCCGGGACCACGGGTCGCCGGACCACGGGTCGCCGGACAGCGGATCGCGGGACGGCGGGCGGCGCGGCGGCGGTCGGTCGTGGACCTGGGCGGCCCGCCCCCGGGCCGTGCGTCCCCAGGGCCGGAAGCGGCACTGGGTGCGCTGGACCGCGCTGGGCGCCTCGCTCGTCCTCCTGGTCGCGGCGGGCATCGGCTGGTGGCTGTACCGGAAGCTGGACGACAACATCCGGACGGACACGAGCGCGGAGGCCGAGCTGCGGGCGTACGAGCGCGAGCGCCCCACCGCTCTGGTGACGGACGCCCAGAACATCCTGCTCATCGGCTCCGACAGCCGGGCCGGGGACAACCGGAAGTACGGCCGGGACAACGGCGGGGCGCAGCGCTCGGACACGGTGATCCTGCTGCATCTCGCGGCGGACCGGGAGAGCGCCACCGCGGTGTCCGTCCCCCGGGACCTGATGGTGGAGATCCCCAGCTGCCACGGCTCCGGCGGCAAGGCGACCGGCGCGCAGACCGCCCAGTTCAACTGGGCGTTCGAGATCGGCGGCACGGCCTGCACGGTGCGGACCGTGGAGCTCATGACGAAGATCCGGGTCGACCACCACATGGTGGTGGACTTCAGCGGGTTCAAGGACATGGTCGACGCGGTGGACGGCGTGCAGATCTGCCTCCGGGAGCCCGTCGACGACCCGGCGGCGCATCTGAAGCTCCCGGCCGGACGGCACACGCTCGACGGTGAGCAGGCGCTCGGCTACGTACGCGCGCGCAAGTCGCTCGGCAACGGCAGCGACACGGACCGGATGAACAGGCAGCAGCAATTCCTCGCCGCCCTGGTGAACAAGGTGCAGAGCAATGGTGTCCTGCTCAATCCGGCCCGGCTCTACCCCGTTCTCGACGCGGCCACGAAGTCGCTGACGACGGACGCCGGACTGGACTCGTTGCGCGATCTCTACGGACTGGTCCGCGGAATGCGGAACGTACCCACGGACAAGGTGCAGTTCCTGACCGTCCCGCGCCGGCCCTACCGGCAGAACGCGAATCGGGACGAATTGGTGCAACCGGATGCGGACCGGCTTTTCAGCCAGCTGCGCGAGGATGCTCCGGTCACGGTCGTACCGGCCGGCAATTCGGGCGACGGTCCCGCCCCCGCGAAAAGGGCGGACACGGCGCCCGGCAGGGCACCCGCTGCGGCCGGAGTGACGCCGAACCCCACTTACTCGGGTACGAATGCTGCGGATGACCTGTGTAAGCGGTAA
- a CDS encoding LCP family protein — MDAQSRGRADDIDPADQWVLNPRTGNYELRLNHSEEHSPQVDEGPRIPRGRNESDAGEPRPGGRRRAPSPESDEDPAPRGDERVPGQRSRRSGGPRRAAEAEAPAGRRTRRAKKSGKKKWLVWTGGVTAFLVVAGSGGAYALYRHFNGNIGTVDVGSAGNKNVTSSGPMNILIIGTDKRTGKGNEGYGDAGSAGHADTNILFHVSADRTNATALSIPRDLVMDIPDCETKQEDGTTEVIPGTPNDRFNVSLGQEGRDPGCTMRTVKELTGLSVDHFMMVDFNAVKELSTAVGGVTVCMAKPIDDPKSHLKLPKGESKVEGEQALALLRTRHSFGNESDLDRIKVQQQFLGSMIRQMKSDDTLTSPTKLFKLANAATKALTVDSGIGSVAKLTTLAKELSKVPAKNITFTTVPVIDNPAEPTPVTVVVHPTKAEQLFETMRQDVSLTEVAAQQKAAAAKQKSAQAALLDGTRAKAADVRVDVYNGGKISGAAGATVSWLQLEKGVLKSTNKANAPEKIAKTTLEYAPNQADQARALADMMGLPASALKQGTTDAEGLEAMTLTLGADFKGAGVAVDAPATAPTDIQRASADKAVCSE; from the coding sequence GTGGATGCGCAAAGCCGTGGACGGGCGGACGATATCGACCCCGCGGACCAGTGGGTCCTGAACCCGCGAACCGGCAATTACGAACTGCGACTGAACCACTCCGAAGAGCATTCTCCGCAAGTGGACGAAGGACCCCGCATTCCGCGCGGCCGAAACGAATCGGATGCCGGAGAACCCCGTCCGGGCGGCCGTCGCCGGGCCCCCTCTCCCGAATCGGACGAGGACCCCGCACCGCGCGGGGACGAGCGGGTTCCCGGCCAGCGCAGCCGCCGGTCGGGCGGGCCCAGGCGCGCGGCGGAGGCCGAGGCCCCGGCCGGGCGCCGCACCCGCAGGGCGAAGAAGAGCGGCAAGAAGAAGTGGCTGGTGTGGACCGGCGGCGTGACGGCGTTCCTCGTCGTCGCGGGCTCGGGCGGCGCGTACGCCCTCTACCGGCACTTCAACGGCAACATAGGCACCGTCGACGTGGGCTCCGCCGGCAACAAGAACGTCACCAGTTCCGGCCCGATGAACATCCTGATCATCGGCACCGACAAGCGCACCGGCAAGGGCAACGAGGGCTACGGCGACGCCGGGAGCGCCGGCCACGCCGACACGAACATCCTCTTCCACGTTTCGGCGGACCGGACCAACGCGACCGCGCTCAGCATCCCGCGCGACCTGGTCATGGACATCCCCGACTGCGAGACGAAGCAGGAGGACGGCACCACCGAGGTCATCCCCGGGACGCCGAACGACCGCTTCAACGTCAGCCTCGGCCAGGAGGGCCGCGACCCCGGCTGCACCATGCGCACGGTGAAGGAGCTCACCGGCCTGTCGGTCGACCACTTCATGATGGTGGACTTCAACGCGGTCAAGGAGCTCTCCACCGCGGTCGGCGGCGTCACCGTCTGCATGGCCAAACCGATCGACGACCCCAAGTCCCACCTCAAGCTCCCGAAGGGCGAGTCGAAGGTGGAGGGCGAGCAGGCCCTGGCCCTGCTGCGGACGCGGCACAGCTTCGGCAACGAGAGCGACCTGGACCGGATCAAGGTCCAGCAGCAGTTCCTCGGCTCGATGATCCGTCAGATGAAGTCGGACGACACCCTGACGAGCCCCACGAAGCTCTTCAAGCTCGCCAACGCGGCGACCAAGGCGCTGACGGTCGACTCGGGCATCGGTTCGGTGGCGAAGCTGACCACCCTCGCCAAGGAGCTCTCCAAGGTCCCGGCGAAGAACATCACCTTCACCACGGTGCCGGTCATAGACAACCCGGCCGAGCCGACGCCGGTCACGGTCGTCGTGCATCCGACCAAGGCCGAGCAGCTCTTCGAGACGATGCGTCAGGACGTCTCCCTCACCGAGGTGGCGGCGCAGCAGAAGGCCGCCGCCGCGAAGCAGAAGAGCGCGCAGGCCGCCCTGCTGGACGGGACCCGGGCGAAGGCGGCCGACGTACGGGTGGACGTGTACAACGGCGGGAAGATCTCCGGTGCCGCCGGGGCCACCGTCAGCTGGCTCCAGCTCGAAAAGGGCGTACTGAAGTCCACCAACAAGGCCAACGCGCCGGAGAAGATCGCGAAGACGACGCTCGAGTACGCGCCCAACCAGGCGGACCAGGCCCGGGCGCTCGCCGACATGATGGGGCTGCCCGCCTCGGCGCTGAAGCAGGGCACCACGGACGCCGAAGGGCTGGAAGCGATGACGCTGACGCTCGGCGCCGATTTCAAGGGGGCCGGGGTCGCCGTCGACGCACCCGCCACGGCACCCACCGACATCCAGAGGGCTAGCGCCGACAAGGCGGTGTGCAGCGAGTGA
- a CDS encoding LCP family protein → MGRNSTPGEGTRPRVQKADQLGWDDSLYADGEAAGDGTGEGGEPGPGTGGGTVPAPRRGHKAGGGADRPSRRTPKKGKRRVLRWIASVLSLLILATGAAGYAYYQHLNHNIKKEDLTLGDKKMTEHKANAAGQTPLNILIIGSDARDTAANQKLGGAKETFNSTPLADVQMLLHVSADRSNISVVSMPRDTMLKMPKCTDPKTGEVYEASTSLVMTNTSLGRGGPGCTVAAWYELTGITIDHFMMIDFAGVVSMADAVGGVPVCVDANVYSHTSKGAGSGLKLKEGTTSIKGKQALQWLRTRYGFEDNTDLGREEAQHQYLNSMVRELRKGTKLTDPGKLMDLAEAASSALTVDKALDPKGLYDLAGELKKVPSKRITMTTMPNVYGTGELKDRVLPKPGDAEQLFRMVRDDVALDGKASKPAATASPTPADLSAPVDEIAVTVRNGTATDSQSSARGRAGDVRDQLKDAGFVRATLNSSDVTPSARTSVLYPSADLEGDAQAVAKALGIPVSLVKQSTDVSGISLAVGADWRDGGSYPAAADDKTPDSAKALNGDDEGACMHVNPDFTW, encoded by the coding sequence TTGGGACGGAACAGCACGCCCGGGGAGGGGACGCGACCACGCGTCCAGAAGGCCGATCAACTCGGCTGGGACGACAGTCTCTACGCCGACGGGGAAGCGGCGGGGGACGGTACGGGGGAAGGCGGGGAGCCCGGGCCCGGTACGGGCGGGGGCACCGTCCCGGCCCCGCGCAGGGGCCACAAGGCCGGCGGTGGCGCCGACCGCCCGTCCCGGCGCACGCCCAAGAAGGGCAAGCGCCGCGTCCTGCGGTGGATCGCCTCGGTGCTCTCCCTGCTGATACTCGCCACCGGCGCGGCCGGTTACGCGTATTACCAGCACCTGAACCACAACATAAAGAAGGAGGATCTGACCCTCGGCGACAAGAAGATGACCGAGCACAAGGCCAACGCGGCCGGTCAGACTCCGCTGAACATCCTGATCATCGGCTCCGACGCCCGCGACACCGCGGCCAACCAGAAGCTGGGCGGCGCGAAGGAGACCTTCAACTCCACGCCCCTCGCCGACGTGCAGATGCTCCTGCACGTCTCGGCGGACCGCAGCAACATCTCGGTGGTCAGCATGCCGCGCGACACCATGCTGAAGATGCCCAAGTGCACGGACCCGAAGACCGGCGAGGTCTACGAGGCCTCCACCTCCCTGGTCATGACCAACACGAGCCTGGGGCGCGGCGGTCCCGGCTGCACGGTCGCCGCCTGGTACGAACTCACCGGCATCACCATCGACCACTTCATGATGATCGACTTCGCCGGTGTGGTGTCGATGGCCGACGCCGTCGGCGGCGTGCCCGTCTGCGTCGACGCCAACGTCTACTCGCACACCAGCAAGGGTGCGGGCTCCGGCCTCAAGCTGAAGGAGGGCACCACCTCCATCAAGGGCAAGCAGGCCCTCCAGTGGCTGCGCACCCGTTACGGCTTCGAGGACAACACGGACCTGGGCCGGGAAGAGGCGCAGCACCAGTACCTGAACTCGATGGTCCGCGAGCTCCGCAAGGGCACCAAGCTGACCGACCCCGGGAAGCTGATGGACCTCGCCGAGGCCGCGAGCAGCGCGCTCACGGTCGACAAGGCCCTCGACCCGAAGGGGCTGTACGACCTGGCGGGGGAGCTCAAGAAGGTCCCGTCCAAGCGGATCACGATGACCACCATGCCGAACGTCTACGGCACCGGGGAGCTCAAGGACCGGGTCCTTCCGAAGCCGGGCGACGCCGAGCAGCTGTTCCGGATGGTGCGGGACGACGTCGCGCTCGACGGCAAGGCGTCCAAGCCCGCGGCGACCGCCTCGCCCACGCCCGCGGACCTGTCCGCGCCGGTCGACGAGATCGCCGTGACGGTGCGCAACGGGACAGCCACGGACTCCCAGAGCTCGGCTCGCGGCCGCGCCGGTGACGTACGGGACCAGCTCAAGGACGCCGGCTTCGTCCGGGCCACGCTGAACTCCTCGGACGTCACCCCGTCGGCGCGGACCAGTGTCCTGTACCCGAGCGCGGACCTGGAGGGCGACGCCCAGGCGGTCGCCAAGGCGCTCGGCATCCCGGTGTCGCTGGTGAAGCAGTCCACCGACGTCTCCGGGATCTCGCTGGCGGTCGGCGCCGACTGGCGCGACGGGGGCAGCTACCCCGCCGCGGCGGACGACAAGACCCCCGATTCGGCGAAGGCCCTCAACGGGGACGACGAGGGGGCCTGCATGCACGTGAACCCGGACTTCACCTGGTAG
- a CDS encoding glycosyltransferase family 2 protein, with product MSAAQYPAVSVIMPVLDEERHLRNSVRHILEQEYAGEMEVVIALGPSKDRTDEIAAELVREDSRVHTVPNPTGRTPAALNAAIAASHHPIVVRVDGHGMLSPDYIATAVRLLEETGAQNVGGIMHAEGENAWEDAVAAAMTSKIGVGNAAFHTGGQAGPAETVYLGVFRREALERAEGYNVEFVRAQDWELNFRIREAGGLIWFSPELKVQYRPRPSVRALAKQYKDYGRWRHVVARYHAGSINLRYLAPPTAVCAIAAGIVVGAAVTPWAFLVPAAYAAAITAGSLPAGKGLSLKARAQIPVALATMHMSWGYGFLTSPRSLARRVIAGRRPSLSEQTA from the coding sequence ATGTCTGCCGCGCAGTACCCCGCCGTCTCAGTGATCATGCCGGTGCTCGACGAGGAGCGGCACCTGAGGAACTCGGTCCGGCACATCCTGGAACAGGAGTACGCCGGTGAGATGGAGGTGGTGATCGCGCTCGGCCCGTCCAAGGACCGCACCGACGAGATCGCCGCCGAACTGGTGCGCGAGGATTCCCGCGTCCACACCGTCCCCAACCCCACGGGCCGCACCCCCGCCGCCCTCAACGCCGCCATCGCGGCGTCCCACCACCCGATCGTGGTGCGGGTCGACGGACACGGCATGCTCTCGCCCGACTACATCGCCACCGCCGTCCGCCTCCTGGAGGAGACCGGCGCGCAGAACGTCGGCGGCATCATGCACGCCGAGGGCGAGAACGCCTGGGAGGACGCCGTCGCCGCGGCGATGACCTCGAAGATCGGCGTCGGCAACGCCGCGTTCCACACCGGCGGCCAGGCGGGCCCCGCCGAGACCGTGTACCTCGGCGTCTTCCGCCGCGAGGCGCTGGAGAGGGCCGAGGGGTACAACGTCGAGTTCGTCCGGGCCCAGGACTGGGAGCTGAACTTCCGCATCCGCGAGGCCGGCGGCCTGATCTGGTTCTCGCCCGAGCTGAAGGTCCAGTACCGCCCCCGCCCCTCGGTGCGGGCGCTCGCCAAGCAGTACAAGGACTACGGCCGCTGGCGGCACGTCGTCGCCCGCTACCACGCCGGCTCGATCAACCTGCGCTACCTCGCCCCGCCGACCGCCGTCTGCGCCATCGCGGCGGGCATCGTCGTCGGCGCCGCGGTCACCCCCTGGGCCTTCCTCGTCCCCGCCGCCTACGCCGCCGCCATCACCGCCGGATCGCTGCCCGCGGGCAAGGGGCTGTCGCTGAAGGCCCGCGCGCAGATCCCGGTCGCCCTCGCCACCATGCACATGTCCTGGGGGTACGGCTTCCTCACCAGCCCGCGCTCGCTGGCCCGGCGCGTCATCGCCGGCCGCCGTCCCTCGCTGAGCGAGCAGACCGCCTGA